A single genomic interval of Arthrobacter sp. NicSoilB8 harbors:
- a CDS encoding IclR family transcriptional regulator C-terminal domain-containing protein, translating to MDSSSEASSMAQGLRIVRLVADREKWGRRLLGVSQLASELDMEQSRVSRLTQELCDLGLLERVERGPFRTGPRFFSLAAALNAGWVHESRAELEALVASFGLRARVSVREGYRVILLRASSNDAVPGSFVKPGMVTPVWCTGSGRALLWDDQQPAVQALLQDVNFIGVGGPGAAHSPQEVAELMDRDRARGFIVAEEEFEHGVYELAVPVRSVEGSILAALSVLGSRAEITSSTDDIAEALTAAAERLGSCEGGSRGDSGRKGLAS from the coding sequence ATGGATTCTTCCTCGGAAGCGTCGTCCATGGCCCAAGGACTTCGAATAGTCCGGCTGGTCGCAGACCGGGAGAAGTGGGGCAGGCGGCTTCTCGGCGTTTCCCAGCTCGCATCCGAGCTGGATATGGAACAAAGCCGTGTCTCCCGGCTGACGCAGGAATTATGCGACCTGGGACTGCTGGAACGTGTCGAACGAGGACCTTTCCGAACCGGCCCACGTTTTTTCAGTCTGGCCGCAGCGCTGAATGCCGGATGGGTCCACGAATCAAGAGCTGAGCTTGAGGCTTTGGTGGCTTCGTTCGGCCTCAGGGCCAGAGTTTCCGTCCGCGAGGGCTACCGCGTCATTCTCCTGCGTGCCTCCAGTAACGACGCGGTACCCGGAAGCTTCGTGAAACCCGGCATGGTGACGCCCGTATGGTGTACCGGGTCCGGCCGGGCCCTGCTGTGGGACGACCAGCAGCCTGCCGTTCAAGCCCTCCTCCAGGACGTCAACTTCATCGGCGTAGGCGGCCCGGGAGCGGCCCATTCGCCACAAGAGGTCGCCGAACTGATGGACCGGGACCGGGCGCGGGGCTTCATCGTCGCGGAGGAAGAATTCGAGCATGGAGTCTACGAACTGGCCGTTCCCGTCCGCAGCGTTGAAGGATCCATTCTTGCTGCGCTGAGCGTCCTGGGCAGCCGGGCCGAGATCACATCCAGCACCGATGACATTGCCGAGGCCCTCACGGCCGCAGCCGAACGGCTGGGGTCCTGCGAGGGCGGCAGCCGGGGCGACTCCGGCCGTAAGGGCCTTGCCAGCTAG